A window of the Branchiibius hedensis genome harbors these coding sequences:
- a CDS encoding SDR family NAD(P)-dependent oxidoreductase: MNAKKALVVGASRSLGAAVVRELSDHGWEVTGTVRGDRRTELHNLADEPGRTIHIVRLDVTDDAQIDQLREHFASSELDLLFVNAGVTDPDVPAGQVPADVFSTVLVTNALAPLHVIERLADRVSDTGTIGVMSSRQGSIGMNTRGGHEVYRASKSALNQLMRSYATRAPQGVTLLLMHPGWVQTQLGGDGASLTVAESAHGVVEVMLAHAHDGGLQFLDYEGNPVAW, translated from the coding sequence ATGAACGCAAAGAAGGCGTTGGTGGTAGGGGCGTCCCGCAGCTTGGGAGCAGCTGTGGTGCGGGAACTGTCCGACCACGGCTGGGAGGTGACGGGCACGGTGCGCGGCGATCGGCGTACCGAACTGCACAACCTCGCTGATGAGCCCGGACGAACGATCCACATCGTGCGCCTGGACGTCACCGATGATGCCCAGATCGACCAGCTGCGAGAGCACTTCGCCTCATCGGAGCTCGATCTGCTCTTCGTCAACGCAGGCGTCACCGATCCCGACGTTCCCGCTGGGCAGGTGCCGGCGGACGTCTTCTCCACGGTGCTGGTCACGAACGCGCTCGCCCCGCTGCACGTCATCGAACGGCTGGCCGACCGCGTGTCCGACACCGGGACCATCGGGGTGATGTCCTCCCGCCAGGGCAGTATCGGGATGAATACCCGCGGCGGCCACGAGGTCTATCGGGCGAGCAAGTCGGCCCTGAACCAACTCATGCGCAGTTACGCCACCCGCGCACCGCAGGGCGTCACGCTCCTGCTCATGCATCCCGGGTGGGTGCAGACACAGCTGGGCGGCGACGGAGCCTCCCTCACTGTCGCCGAGAGCGCGCATGGTGTCGTCGAGGTCATGCTCGCCCACGCCCACGATGGTGGCCTGCAGTTCCTGGACTACGAAGGCAATCCGGTTGCCTGGTGA